GATAGGGACGTTTTCCTGCATCCTACCACGTCTCGATGCGACCTGCGCGTACGTCTTCGACACAGCCACGGCAGTCGGGGTGTTCCTCCTCGAAACACTCCGGTCGCGCCTCTGCGTCGAGCGAGACGGCCCGCCGCTCGACGTGGCGACGGCAGACGATACGGGCGCGGCCCTCCTCGTCCTGTGGGAGTTCCGAGAGCGCGCTCTGCCGAGCGTCGGCGTA
The sequence above is a segment of the Halorussus halophilus genome. Coding sequences within it:
- a CDS encoding DUF7091 family protein, which gives rise to MDDRLQNFLRSKIRSAGRQYEDAKRAYADARQSALSELPQDEEGRARIVCRRHVERRAVSLDAEARPECFEEEHPDCRGCVEDVRAGRIETW